The Oreochromis niloticus isolate F11D_XX unplaced genomic scaffold, O_niloticus_UMD_NMBU tig00006684_pilon, whole genome shotgun sequence DNA segment AAGAAACACTGTGACGATGTTGTAGGAGAGAAGCCTGCACCTCTAAGGCACAAAATAAGGAGGAAGCCTGACTGTAGAAAATGGAATAACAGGAACCCGAGGTTTATGGAGAACGAAGCACAGACGCACGGTCTGTCATGGtcaagagagagctgagcgttAAAACCAAAGTGTTCAATGATCCCCCAGACAAGCAGATTTATGAAAGACCCTTATAGACGAAAGATGGAGGTTGCTCTTACAGGGGACAGGGAGGACTGGGCTTACTGGTATTAATTTGTAGTAGTAAAAGTCATTTTAAAGACTTGTGCTCTAATTCTCAAGACAGCCAGGCTGTCATTTGTTGGTATGCATGGTCAGAGGGACTTCTAAATTTGTTCATAAACAAATACAGGTGGCACTCACGATGGTCGAAGAACAGCACAAGGAACACTGTTGCCCAAGACGTCTTTGGTCACTGCACATATGTACCTGTCCTGGAAAGAAAAGACCGAATTATACAGCCTCAAGACAAAGTGAAGTTACCAGACTGATTACTCATAAAATTTTCATCTAAGATACAAAACAACTTGACTAAACCAATAACACACACAACTGTTAAAAGGAGCTGCCACAGAGAAAGCCAACATCTTCCTGTGTGATACTTCTAATTCAAATTCTGACTACACCTGCTTTGTTTATTCTTCAATTTAAATAACTTGTATTCACAGCTACAAAGAAGCGTGTAATGTAATGTTTTAGAAAAACATGCTAACAGCTACCAAGTCTGAGGGCTTGCACATATGAGATAGAATTTCTGATGCTCTAAGCCTGACAATCTATTTCTGTGTGCTGAGTAAACTGACCTGGCGGGTGAGCAGGGCAACTCGATCCAGACTTGGGTCCAAGGGGGTGAAACGCACTGTGATAAGCTCATTCATCTTAATGGGTTTTCCAGACATTGGACATAACACAGTCTTGCTCTGACAGATGTTACAGATGGACAGAAAAGTGCAGCCATTACAAAATTATGccattacatttttaataaccACTTCCCATAAATACTCAAATTCAGCAGTAAATATATTTGAGTGAGTGTAGTCACTAAGCTGTAGGAACCCTGTGACACCCAAAGATGTTTCCACATGATCATGATGTCAGGTCAACCTGATATTGGCCTCTGAAAGAGGGTCAACATCAAAAAGAGGAACGCAGAGTAAACATTCATACAGTAAAACACTGACTAATAAAGTAAATAGGTAAACctggtaaacacacacaaatctggCCCACTTGTGCTCCAAGGTGTATTACATCAGCATTTTTAAGTAATTTCATGGCGAGTATTTAACAAAAAGGTGTTCCTGTTCCTCTTTCACCGGTCTGTTTAAAAACCCTCCAAAAAACAGCATACAGTGTAGCTCAACCCCTTCCTCGGCATGAGAAACATCATCCGTCACTCACTGGTTTCTTGAGAGCAGTGGGCTTGGCCTCTGGTGTCAGTGAGGGAATCCAAAAACTGGGCAGGCTCTGGCTGGAACTTGCAGCTGTGGCAGCACTGGATAATTCTCCAGGGCTGCTCTGTGTCCCGTCCTTTTCACTTCCAATGTTCttacctgaaaaaaaaagaagcaattttCACAGAATTGTATTCATTATAAAAAAAACGTCTTAAAAAAGAGTTTGGGTGCATTAAAACAACACAGGCgacaacagcagcagccatAGTGCAGAGTCTGTTGGGTAGAGTCTGAGCTTTGGCTCCCTCTTGTGGCCAACATTGTAAGGTATATTTTGACAGACATGCACGCACCAGATGTGAAGGGGTTGATGGTTTAGATACAATGCTGTTCTCCTTTGTTTTAAACCGCTCCACTCTCTCTCGCTCTTCTGACTTGGACTCAAGTTGGTTGCTGCTCCTCTGCGCCTGCTTCTGTTTCTCGTATGCCTGAAGAAATCAAGGAAGAAAATAAAGCCAAGCACTCACAGTCCTAGACAAGTAAGAGGCCATTATTTCTTAGAGAAAGCTGGGCTGTCTGTCATATGTGTTGGCTGCAATgctgattttatgttgtttgtttcattgtttacagGAGTGACTATGAAGCAAGTTCAACATATCCAAGCTCTCTTTGGATTAGCTGGCTTAGCAAAGCCTAAAAAACCCAGTCACAATGGCACTCATCAACCTCCTTTTTTTAAGTGCGCTCTTTCAGGgtctgtgtgtgcttgtatAAAAAAGTCATTTAACTTTTGTCCTGCACAAAATGCATCAACagttaatattttaaattgagTTTTATGCTATATGCTGTGTAACATGTACAGCTGAACATTAGAGTTTTGAAACTCTAAACTCTAAAAAGTTTACTCATTGTCTTCAGGTCTGATGTGGAAATCACCTTATTGCCAAAGTCAAATTCAACTTTCTACTCAGTATTTTTGGTATTAAATATCAAACAAGCTCTGTTAATTGTCTAATCaaaaatatcaaacattttCTACATCACCAAATGAATACATGTAGATTCCAGTGACAAATAGCATACAGCTCGGTCTGCATGGCTTTCTTCTTCAGTGTTAGTTACCCCGATGATTAAGCCTTGATTCACAAAACAACCCCATGGTGTTTAGCTGTGGATGTGACTGTCCAAGCACTTGTGAGGAGTTAAGAACAGTTAAGTGAGTTACTTACTTTCATTTTTTGGCAATCTGTGTCTTTTGGTGAAGAATATATTCAAGAATGGCCTGTTTTTCATAGAGGTATCCATCTGGACTGgtcacacaaacagaaacatgacagTGTTACACATATACTAACATTAGATGGTAtgctttaatgtgtgtgtgtttattagaGATTTTTATAATTAATCATAGTTCAATTAAATATGATTAATaactaattaaaaatatataaagcatgGGAGTTCAGGTCTATTTGTCAGAAACTGTAGAATACTGTGGCACAGAACTTGATCACTAGGTGAAGTCTCCTGACCTGTAATAAGATGGAGttggtgtgtgtttgctgatcaCTTGCAAGACTGCACAACTGCCAAACAAGCATGATGCCATATCTGTTTGACCTGGCTAACTGTGGTAACTGGTTGATATCAAGGCTCCCTGGATTAGACAGactaatttcatttaaattacaAAGGAAAAATCTTACAGTCTGATGTCTACAGTGAAAGGATCTGGTTGTTTCTTCCTGATTTAAaaggtctggcagtaatcaggcctggtGTCACTAGGAGGGGAAATTACTTTTCCACATAAGGCCAGGATGGCTTGGAGAGACCTTTTCCCCCCCGTGATGaatgaaatcatttaaaagttgaAGTGATTGATATATTAATATCAGCTCCGGAGCTCCACAGGATTGTAAACACAGTTGTATCAATGAATGACGACTCCCCCTACAGACCTGTCACAGCAGCTGCTCCTGTTCTATTGAAAGTAGTTCACAATTTGCTCTGTAGCTAATAAAAAAAAGCCGTGGAGAGTGTTGTTGTTAAATCAGTTCAGAACATTATACACGTCCTGTACTATGTCACTAACACAGCCTCTTGCCTGTAGCTAtccataaatataatttaaaatttgTCTCCACCAAGAAACCACCTGAtcactctgctcctctctgtcAGATGCTAGAGGTCTATAAAAACCCAACACCTAAAGACTACAGAACCACGTGACGTAAAAGAACTGAATTCATTAAAGAAACTGTGCAGTATGATCTAAGGTTCATGATAAATAAATTCATGAATGTACtcatttattaaggctgttaagagtttaaataaaatgaaaatttcaTTCCACATTTTTATATGTGCAATAATTCCAATAAAGGAATACTACTCTATTCAAATTCTACTGTAATTATTCAGTTAGTGATGAACTGCTCGCCTGTGTGCAGGTGCTTGTGTGTTGAAGTAAAAACATACGTGACAACAGGATCCCGACAGGGCTGCAGGGACAGGCAGCAGCAGTCAAAGTCTTTGACTGCATCTCTGCCAAGTCGAACACTTTGTGTCCCGTAACCAGAGGCCGCTGAGCAGGATCAGAGTTAGATAATCACATGACTAGAGATTATACAGAAAACCATGTTCTCTTTCTGACCGGACTAATCTGAGAGAACAAAGACAAGAACTCACAGCACTGAGGATTTCTTACCTGTATCCTTCTTCTTCTCGTGGTATGTGTAGACAGCTCCAGCTGTGCAGTTCTTTCCATGGCGAGTCATTGTCCTTCGggttttttctaatttaaatgacaaaattaATAATTTGTCTCatatttgggattttttttttttttttttttttttttacagctgatGATAAACAGATATATCTAACATTAGCTGTTATGCTAACATTAGCTGttatttcaaactttgaaaacacactgccaaaccaaacGATTGAAAAGAGGGCAacagataaaaagaaacaaaaaggccAGCTGGGACTAAAGAAGCTTTATAAGCAAATTATTATTACCAGATCCGCTTAAATTATATTCCGGAACAATCTTTTCTTAACGCAGACTACAGCCACACGCTCTTCTTCGTCGTTGTATTTcgttttgttcttcttcttctccacgTTACTCGAACACTGGTGAGTGACCAGAAAACCACCCAAAAAGTACACTAGCGCCATTATGTGGAATGGAGTGGAATAGAATTTCTCAAGAAACAAAAATAGcactcacagacagacacgCAAAGGAAACCCCTCATATGCTCTCAATCAAATTTGTctgaatttttttaatgttcttttgtactacagcaattaaaaaaagaacaaatttaACTTCAATTTAAGTAGGTTCTTGATCCTCTGCTATCTTTCtcatatatctgtgtaagctctcagtcatccaggtctaAGGAGTCTGGAAAGAATACGACTGGAGTTCTTTAAATTTATTGAAGGGTTTCACCTCTTATCCAAgatgcttcttcagttctaaaagtCAGAGGTATTCAGCAAATTTATGAAAAAGGCACACctagccactggtacagatatgtgcATGACACCTGGGTCAGAATCAAAACACATGAAGTAGAAGCATCGACTCAATGGACAGAAACAAAGTTCACCAGGGGAGATAGAAAGGATGACAGTTCTAGACTGTGCTGTGGACAcagaggaggattaaagcccaACACTGAAGCTAACCGTAGCATAACCTCATTTTAGCAGGTTTATATTATAATAACATTCATGTCTTCATAATCACATCAATTCCTCTTTTCTCAATTTGTTTTCTAGTTCATTTTACAGTATTTTGTTGGAGTGCTTTATTACTCTACttttgcactgtttttgtcactgaactgcattttcttatattttatttcttgaTGTGTCCAAATCTCCTCAGTGAACATGGAACATAAAGCACATTAACCTCTATCGTCTTTGTTATGGAATGATCTGAatacacagacatacagacatACTTAACTTTAAATAGCATAACAAAATGTAAACAGGGAAATTACACAAAATACACTCAAGACAAGGGTTCATGTTTCACTTGTGAAAATGAACATTATTCTCATTAGACTGACCTTGTTAAAAGTCAGTGTAGACAGTATAAATACTGTCTACACATGCAGTACATTTCTTTTGCTAGTAGCCATAAGGAGTATTCAAACACTTCTGGTATAAATGTGTTCTGCAAGAGAACCAAAATCTCATACTCAACTCAACTTCTTCATGGTTCACAGGCTGCtcagcatggtggttagcactgttgccgcacagcaagaaggtcctgagttcaattccaccatcaggccggggtctttctgtgtggagtttgcatattCTCCCCGTGTTTCTGTGGGTTCCctctgggtactccagcttccttccaccgtccaaagacatgcagcttgtggggataggttaattggataatccaaattgtcactaggtgtgaatggttgtctgtccctgtgtgttagccctgcgacagactggcgacctgtccaggggtgtaccctgcctctcgccctatgacagctgggataggctccagcgccccccgtgaccctgaaaaggataagcggaagcgaatggatggatggataaccTAATGCCATGCCATCTTGTAGTTTTGTTTGACAGTATGTAAAACAAACCCGATGACACCAACTCCCTAAAAGCCAAACATACCCAGACTTTGAGGGATTCTTACAAGGTTGTTGTGCGTTGCGTTGATTTACTAAGCAACTGAAACAGTCTCACATATGataacagaggaaaaaaatagcATTTGTTGAAGCACACTGTCGTGTGCTTACAGTCGTAGCTTGGTGTCTTTGAACaatctctgtgtttttctttacttgtttttatAGAGATTTCCCCCAAAACAATGATTAATCACTAATCACTTAATAACTATTGATAGACTGGTCTAATAAGTAGCCTTGTTCAGAACTATGCAAAACTTGTCCTTATTTCACAGAACAGCGTTACCAAGATGTGGCGATAGACAAAAACAGCCACTAGGTGTCGCTATGGATGTGGGTGTCAGACTGTTTCACAACCTCAATCCAAGTCCTTGCACAGCTGGTTAGAAAAACCTCGCTTTGCCCAGCCCTACTCGTGTGTTACGTCCATCATTAAGGATTTTTTCAAAATTTCCATTAATTAGTATCCATTACTCAGTTTTTGCCATTATAAACTTCAAGCATTCAACTGATCAGATCATTTTCTCCTCCTTACTTGGTCTCCTCCAGTGTGACCATCCTGGTTTCTTTATATTAGAGGTCGTCACTCTCCTCTTCACTCTGTCTAGTCAAATGCTATGCAAGGTGAACAAAACAACACTACtatgaaaataaaagcaatcAGGTTTGATTGAGACCATTTGGAATTTTTGGTGTCGTTATTGGTGATACCAGTAACGACTCCAAAAATGTAAAAcctataaaaatcacacttcaaaATTTGCTATCGCACTTCACTAAGCCCAGCCACAGTCTTTCCCATAAATTTCTCCTTTAGTCATATATTTGAAATTAAACCCATGCAGCTATGATTAAAATAATACCACTTGATGATGGGATGAATCCCTACCTGACTCTATGGCCTCCAGATCTTATGACAACCTGTGACCACAGGAGGGGGAGCAAGaatgcatgtttgatttgattttgtatGAGGTGCTTCTTCATATATAAAATCACTTAAAAGAGAACACACACGCGCAAGCattctcgcacacacacacacacacacacacacacacacacatatacaaccATGAGGTCCATTTTGCAGGTGAGGATTATCTGTTCTAACTTTTATTgctattacagttttttctgattgcttaagcacatttgttgctattggctatttttgcaaaactctacacacaaataagaaaacctgtcacccaattatcaaaacattgtagttctcttgcaaaagcgaacacagctagattaactcttcacaccttcgtaaaaatggtgtttttgtatcaacagttaacacaagccatcatctactaagcacacaatgcgccaactgcacactgatggtatgaatacaaaacacatctggtttttgctttctctgtgtacagatgtcaatttgaggtcacacttttgtcatagtgtcatgtaaacatacaaggatccaaacttcaagtattggtatttattcacactcatcaaaaccaagacaaagtcagaacacaaaataggaatttcacaaaaaaaaggggaaaaaaagacaatcagCCTACATCATGTCGTCTTTCTGGGTCCGGCCACAAAATTTCGTCCACATCGCATGCGATATCCTCCAGTCCAAGGCGCCGGGGAAAATATCTCCTTGAATGCCGTATCCAGGTCTGACATGATGCCTGGTCAATATCTCCACATGCCTCCTCCATTGCCTGTAAAAGGGCTACCTGTTGATGAGGATGACAGTCGTACACTTTCCAGCGCCAGGCAGAGAAGAACTCCTCGATGGGATTTAAGAATGGAGAGTATGGAGGGAGGTTGAGTGCCATGAAGGATGGGTGGTCTGTAAACCAGTTGCGGACCAAAGCAGCCCTATGGAAACTAACATTGTCCCATATGATGACATATCGGGTCTGCTCTGGTCTCTGAACAGTGAGCATGTCATGCAAGGTGTCCAGGAATGCaataatgtgtgcagtgttgtaTGAGCCTATGGttgcatgatggtgaacaacaccATTTTGGCTTATAGCTGCACACATGGTTATGTTACCACCACGTTGTCCTGGGACATTGATGATGACACGGTGTCCAATAATGTTCCTGCCACGTCTCctggttttactgaggttaaaaccGGCCTCATCCACAAAAAGTAGCTCATGTCCCATTGCATCTGCTTCTAGTTCCATCACTCTctggacaagacaaaacaaatgcaacacatCAGGCCATGCACAGCACTACAGTATGCACTTCCACATTCAGAACCAATGACACTAGCTTACCTGCACATAGTCATATCGCAGTTGCTTTACACGTTCTGTGTTTCTCTCGAAAGGAACTCTGTAAATTTGCTTCATTCTAATTCTGTGGCGCACAAGTACACGACTTAGTGCAGAAATGCTtgcactgtgt contains these protein-coding regions:
- the LOC100697916 gene encoding LOW QUALITY PROTEIN: nitric oxide synthase-interacting protein (The sequence of the model RefSeq protein was modified relative to this genomic sequence to represent the inferred CDS: inserted 1 base in 1 codon; substituted 2 bases at 2 genomic stop codons) codes for the protein MTRHGKNCTAGAVYTYHEKKKDTAASGYGTQSVRLGRDAVKDFDCCCLSLQPCRDPVVTPDGYLYEKQAILEYILHQKTQIAKKXKXAYEKQKQAQRSSNQLESKSEERERVERFKTKENSIVSKPXNPFTSGKNIGSEKDGTQSSPGELSSAATAASSSQSLPSFWIPSLTPEAKPTALKKPSKTVLCPMSGKPIKMNELITVRFTPLDPSLDRVALLTRQDRYICAVTKDVLGNSVPCAVLRPSGAVVTQECVEKLIKKDMTDPLTGDKLSEKDIIPLQRGGTGFAGSGIDLTAKEARPVMQA
- the LOC109198755 gene encoding uncharacterized protein LOC109198755 yields the protein MKQIYRVPFERNTERVKQLRYDYVQRVMELEADAMGHELLFVDEAGFNLSKTRRRGRNIIGHRVIINVPGQRGGNITMCAAISQNGVVHHHATIGSYNTAHIIAFLDTLHDMLTVQRPEQTRYVIIWDNVSFHRAALVRNWFTDHPSFMALNLPPYSPFLNPIEEFFSAWRWKVYDCHPHQQVALLQAMEEACGDIDQASCQTWIRHSRRYFPRRLGLEDIACDVDEILWPDPERRHDVG